In Chryseobacterium oranimense, a single window of DNA contains:
- the mnmE gene encoding tRNA uridine-5-carboxymethylaminomethyl(34) synthesis GTPase MnmE, with the protein MNNDTICALATANGVGALGIIRVSGNDALPVVQKSFPSKKLEKQKSHTIHYGYFMDGEEAVDEVMISIFLAPKSFTTENSVEIAFHGSPHIGKRILETLIKNGARMAKAGEFTLRAFINGRIDLSQAEAIADVIASDNEASRKVAINQLKGGITNEISILRTDLLNFASLIELELDFAEEDVEFADRTALNGLLDKIELKLDSLIESFQYGNAIKNGTAVAIIGKPNAGKSTLLNSLLKEERAIVSNIAGTTRDTIEEVLHIKGHAFRLIDTAGLRETQDEIEAIGVKKAKEKVENANILVYLADAATEDYSEDIEMIKSLQREDLKLIICATKIDEVIPTKYEAVENIFRNAISQEFDFIKISAVENQNIQDLKNELSSYVEHLKSEENNVVITNQRHFEALRKSLDAVHKVKEAISFQISTELLAYELRNALEHLGEISGEVTNDEVLGNIFSKFCIGK; encoded by the coding sequence ATGAATAACGATACGATTTGCGCACTGGCTACGGCCAATGGAGTAGGAGCTTTAGGGATTATCAGGGTTTCAGGGAACGATGCTTTACCGGTTGTTCAGAAAAGTTTTCCTTCCAAAAAGCTGGAAAAGCAAAAGTCTCATACCATTCATTATGGCTATTTCATGGATGGCGAGGAAGCTGTTGATGAGGTTATGATTTCTATTTTTCTGGCTCCGAAAAGTTTCACTACCGAAAATTCTGTGGAAATAGCTTTTCACGGCTCTCCGCATATCGGAAAACGTATTCTTGAAACCCTTATTAAAAACGGGGCGAGAATGGCTAAAGCGGGGGAATTTACCCTCCGTGCTTTTATCAATGGAAGAATAGACCTTTCCCAAGCGGAAGCGATTGCTGATGTGATTGCTTCTGACAATGAAGCCTCCAGAAAAGTAGCGATCAATCAGCTGAAAGGTGGAATTACCAATGAAATATCAATTTTAAGAACAGATCTTCTGAATTTCGCTTCCCTGATTGAGCTGGAACTGGATTTTGCTGAAGAAGATGTGGAATTTGCAGACAGAACAGCTCTGAACGGATTGTTAGATAAAATTGAATTAAAATTAGATTCACTTATTGAAAGTTTCCAATATGGAAATGCCATCAAAAACGGAACTGCGGTTGCCATCATCGGGAAACCCAATGCCGGAAAGTCTACTCTTCTGAATTCTCTTCTGAAGGAAGAAAGAGCGATTGTAAGTAATATTGCAGGAACAACAAGAGATACCATTGAGGAAGTTCTTCACATTAAGGGCCACGCATTCCGATTGATTGATACGGCCGGGCTTCGTGAAACCCAGGACGAAATTGAAGCAATCGGAGTAAAAAAAGCCAAGGAAAAAGTAGAGAACGCCAATATTCTGGTTTACCTTGCCGATGCCGCCACAGAAGATTATTCTGAAGATATTGAAATGATAAAATCTTTACAGAGAGAGGATCTGAAGCTGATTATCTGTGCAACAAAAATTGATGAAGTTATTCCTACAAAATACGAAGCAGTAGAAAACATTTTCAGAAATGCCATTTCCCAAGAGTTTGATTTCATTAAAATTTCAGCTGTTGAAAATCAAAATATTCAGGATCTGAAAAATGAGCTTTCTTCTTATGTGGAACATTTAAAATCTGAAGAAAACAACGTTGTGATTACCAATCAACGTCACTTTGAAGCGTTAAGAAAGTCTCTGGATGCCGTTCACAAAGTAAAAGAAGCTATTTCTTTTCAGATTTCTACGGAATTATTAGCTTATGAGCTTAGAAATGCTTTGGAACATCTGGGAGAAATTTCCGGAGAGGTTACCAATGATGAAGTATTGGGGAATATTTTTTCTAAGTTTTGTATCGGAAAATAG
- a CDS encoding helix-turn-helix domain-containing protein — protein MEVLSNFQYKKLFLPNITEKILANNADIQLYRLENYLKGILIPVIPYRTTFNFIIFVTNGHIRQYLENKEYHAEKGGVIFIKQGTITATLELSDDLEGFFLAYENNILSEQELPKHKSSIFFMTPFLNLDSLTYGTITQLLPIMEQELWLNNLNLNEVVVTMLHLILMKMLNTDSDNHHKSATRPMELSLQFRDLLFKYHVGEKRVAFYAGKLSVTESYLNKCVKNVTQKSPKQWINEIDINYSKALLHSSRDIAEIAYELNFQTASHFTQLFKKIAGITPKEYRAHFLTNKILV, from the coding sequence ATGGAAGTATTATCCAATTTTCAGTATAAAAAACTTTTCCTCCCGAATATTACGGAGAAAATATTAGCCAATAATGCCGATATACAGCTTTACCGGCTGGAAAATTATCTTAAAGGAATTCTTATCCCGGTGATTCCGTACCGTACGACCTTTAATTTTATTATTTTCGTAACCAACGGTCATATCCGGCAATATCTTGAAAATAAGGAATACCATGCGGAAAAAGGCGGTGTAATCTTTATCAAACAGGGAACAATTACTGCTACCTTGGAACTGTCGGATGATCTAGAAGGGTTTTTCCTGGCCTATGAAAATAATATCCTGTCCGAACAGGAACTGCCGAAGCACAAAAGCAGTATTTTCTTTATGACACCTTTTCTGAATCTCGACAGCCTTACCTACGGAACCATTACACAGCTTCTTCCCATTATGGAACAGGAGCTCTGGCTGAACAATCTGAACTTAAATGAAGTGGTGGTCACCATGCTGCACCTGATCCTCATGAAAATGCTGAATACAGATTCTGACAACCATCATAAATCTGCTACAAGACCTATGGAGCTTTCGCTTCAGTTCCGGGATCTTTTGTTTAAATATCATGTCGGGGAAAAAAGAGTGGCTTTTTACGCAGGCAAACTTTCAGTAACAGAAAGCTATCTCAATAAATGTGTGAAAAATGTGACCCAGAAATCACCCAAGCAGTGGATCAATGAAATCGACATCAATTACAGCAAAGCTCTGCTTCACTCAAGCAGGGATATCGCAGAAATTGCCTATGAACTGAATTTCCAGACTGCTTCACATTTTACGCAGCTTTTCAAAAAAATTGCAGGAATCACCCCTAAAGAATACAGAGCTCATTTTTTAACCAATAAAATTTTGGTGTAA
- a CDS encoding Crp/Fnr family transcriptional regulator, which translates to MIENYFRSFNIFSENEIRDFLQLFEARKVYKNDFFVQEGDKCREIAFIVSGIFRSYYIADTGKDMTYCFRFPDQLMAGYSSFISDCPSRENMQAITDADLMVLKKDVVDSLVKDDLNWTKFLKIIAEQEYLELEKRFFQLQRDSAAQRYEALLGHQPDYVQKIPLQYLASYLGITQRHLSRIRKEITV; encoded by the coding sequence ATGATAGAAAACTATTTCCGAAGCTTTAATATTTTCTCAGAAAATGAGATTCGGGATTTTTTACAGCTTTTTGAAGCCAGAAAGGTATATAAAAATGATTTTTTTGTACAGGAAGGCGACAAATGCCGCGAAATAGCATTTATTGTATCCGGGATTTTTCGTTCCTATTATATTGCAGATACGGGAAAAGATATGACCTATTGTTTCAGGTTTCCCGATCAGCTTATGGCGGGTTATTCTTCTTTTATTTCAGATTGTCCCAGCAGAGAAAATATGCAGGCCATAACCGATGCCGATCTGATGGTTTTAAAAAAAGATGTTGTGGATAGTCTGGTAAAAGATGATCTAAACTGGACTAAATTTTTAAAAATAATTGCAGAACAGGAATATCTTGAACTTGAAAAAAGATTTTTTCAACTCCAAAGAGATAGCGCAGCACAACGGTATGAGGCTTTGCTTGGCCATCAGCCTGATTATGTTCAGAAAATTCCGCTGCAATACTTAGCCTCCTATTTAGGAATTACCCAAAGGCACCTGAGCAGAATCAGGAAAGAAATTACCGTATAA
- a CDS encoding NAD(P)H-dependent oxidoreductase: MRKIAIINGHPNKNSFNFGIAEAYRKGAEKSGAEVREIIIAELNFDPILHFGYQKRMELEPDLLNAWETIQWADHLVWIHPVWWGGMPALMKGFIDRLFLPGFAYRYRENSVWWDKLLKGKTAHIITTLDQPGWYYRLFYGRPSINQLKKSTLEFCGIKPVKITYLGIIRNSTELQRSKWLQKSEELGRKQK, translated from the coding sequence ATGAGAAAAATAGCTATTATCAACGGGCATCCCAATAAAAATTCCTTCAATTTCGGAATTGCAGAAGCCTACAGAAAAGGAGCTGAAAAATCAGGAGCCGAAGTCAGAGAAATCATAATAGCTGAACTGAATTTTGATCCTATCCTTCACTTCGGATACCAAAAAAGGATGGAGCTGGAACCAGACCTGCTGAATGCATGGGAAACGATACAGTGGGCAGATCACCTGGTCTGGATCCATCCTGTCTGGTGGGGAGGTATGCCTGCGCTGATGAAAGGTTTTATAGACAGGCTTTTTCTTCCAGGATTTGCTTACCGTTACAGGGAAAATTCCGTTTGGTGGGATAAGCTGCTGAAAGGTAAAACAGCCCATATCATCACTACCCTCGATCAGCCGGGATGGTATTACAGGCTTTTTTACGGAAGACCAAGTATTAATCAGCTTAAAAAATCAACTTTGGAATTCTGCGGTATAAAACCGGTTAAGATTACTTATTTGGGTATCATAAGAAATTCTACAGAGTTACAACGTTCAAAATGGCTTCAGAAATCGGAAGAATTAGGAAGAAAGCAAAAATAA
- a CDS encoding DNA topoisomerase IB: MEKNTDLEIISHLKPSKIVKIMKDPEASAKAVHLIYTTDAETAGITRKKTGKKYSYYREGEKIKDKDEISRINKLVIPPAWENVWICALENGHLQATGFDAKSRKQYRYHPLWSALRNHTKFYRMLQFGYALPDIRLQVEQDLALRNFEKRKILALIVSLMQHTNIRIGNNAYEKLYGSFGLTTLKDKHVKIKGQKITFSFKGKKGIMHTIDLRSRRLSRLVQKCKDIPGKELFQYFDDDGNRHSVDSGMVNEYIKEISGEDFTAKDFRTWSGTVSALIAFKEIGYAENNSQYKKKVKEALEIVAQHLGNTSTVCRKYYVHPLVINLYENNTIKKYLDELEQIEENDGKAGLTHEEKLVLKILETEKM; the protein is encoded by the coding sequence ATGGAGAAGAATACTGACCTGGAAATTATTTCCCACTTAAAGCCTTCAAAAATTGTAAAGATCATGAAGGATCCCGAAGCCTCCGCAAAGGCGGTACATCTTATATATACCACCGATGCGGAAACTGCCGGGATTACCCGTAAGAAAACCGGAAAGAAATATTCTTATTACAGGGAAGGTGAGAAAATTAAGGATAAGGATGAAATCAGCCGGATCAACAAACTGGTTATTCCTCCTGCATGGGAAAATGTATGGATCTGTGCTCTGGAAAACGGTCATCTTCAGGCTACAGGGTTTGATGCAAAAAGCAGAAAACAATACCGTTATCATCCTTTGTGGAGTGCTTTAAGAAACCACACCAAATTTTACAGAATGCTACAGTTCGGATATGCTTTGCCTGACATAAGGCTTCAGGTAGAGCAGGATCTGGCTTTGAGGAATTTCGAAAAAAGAAAAATACTGGCATTAATTGTGAGTTTGATGCAGCATACCAACATCCGTATTGGCAACAATGCGTATGAAAAGCTGTATGGTTCTTTCGGATTAACTACTCTGAAAGACAAACATGTAAAAATTAAGGGCCAGAAGATCACCTTTTCATTTAAAGGAAAAAAAGGGATTATGCATACTATTGACCTTCGAAGCAGAAGGCTTTCAAGGCTCGTACAAAAGTGTAAGGATATTCCCGGAAAAGAGCTTTTCCAGTATTTTGATGATGATGGAAACCGTCATTCGGTAGATTCAGGGATGGTGAACGAATATATCAAGGAAATAAGCGGTGAAGATTTTACGGCCAAAGATTTCAGGACCTGGTCGGGAACGGTAAGTGCCCTGATCGCTTTTAAAGAAATCGGCTATGCTGAAAATAACAGCCAGTATAAAAAGAAGGTAAAAGAAGCCCTGGAAATTGTTGCCCAGCATCTTGGAAATACCAGTACGGTCTGCAGGAAATATTATGTGCATCCGCTGGTCATTAATCTGTACGAAAACAATACGATCAAAAAATATCTTGATGAGCTGGAGCAGATCGAGGAAAATGACGGAAAGGCAGGTCTTACCCATGAAGAAAAGCTGGTACTGAAAATTCTGGAAACTGAAAAGATGTAA
- a CDS encoding DUF6526 family protein — translation MREQNYKNHRKFYPPHHFIYLPLLILLEIYGIYKIWDNTENQLIWILFSIIIFLLFYLAFMTRQHYALGLQNRMVMLEFKQRYFEIFGQRSDEVADKLKFDQIAALRFAYDDEFKELLYKALHENISGDEIKRSIKNWRADHQRI, via the coding sequence ATGAGAGAGCAGAATTACAAAAACCACAGAAAGTTTTATCCGCCGCATCATTTCATTTATCTTCCGCTATTAATCCTGCTGGAAATTTATGGAATTTATAAGATCTGGGACAACACTGAAAATCAGTTGATCTGGATATTATTTTCTATTATCATATTTCTGCTTTTCTATCTGGCTTTTATGACGAGGCAACATTATGCGCTTGGGCTTCAAAACCGTATGGTAATGCTTGAATTTAAGCAGCGGTATTTTGAGATTTTCGGACAAAGATCTGATGAAGTTGCCGATAAATTGAAATTTGACCAGATCGCAGCATTGAGGTTTGCCTATGATGATGAATTCAAAGAGCTTTTGTACAAAGCACTTCACGAAAACATCTCCGGCGATGAGATAAAGCGCTCCATCAAAAACTGGAGAGCCGACCACCAAAGAATCTAA
- a CDS encoding aminopeptidase P family protein, whose product MTSKEKVAALREEMQKNNVDAFIIYSADPHMSEYLPEEWQERSWLSGFLGSAGFVVITKDKAGLWTDGRYFTQAALELEGSGIDLFKDGMEGTPNYIDWIISEIPAGGKVAVNAVATSNANWELLSQKLQSKNITLIDLPLLKEIWKDRGTPSKNPIFVHPVERAGKSVTDKLGAIRQKMEDLGTTVHIVSSLDDVAWTLNLRGSDVQSNPVFLGYVIITKNDAVLFTDLEKLEVEARKQMDDSFVKMMPYEEFYNYLKTFKNENILVSPNSNQMIFETLKENNQFTKVPVPGNLMKAQKNEAELEGFRTVMVRDGVAMVKFLYWLTHNAGKESMNEYSIGEKLRGFRAEGENFVGESFGSIVGYKDNGAIMHYSAKREGSKEVTNEATILVDSGGQYLEGTTDITRTFALGAASEDFKRNSTLVLQGLIRLSMVKFPKGTKGVHLDAIARLPLWMEGKDFNHGTGHGVGSFMNVHEGPQNIRKDMNPQDLLPGMVCSNEPGYYLEGEYGIRHENLIAVKEAEKTIHGTFYEFETLTFCPFFKDTIVKEILSEKEIAWLNDYHRTCEEKIGPYLEGDIKTWFLELVSPL is encoded by the coding sequence ATGACTTCAAAGGAAAAAGTGGCTGCGCTTCGTGAAGAAATGCAGAAAAATAATGTTGATGCATTTATAATATATTCCGCAGATCCGCATATGAGCGAATATTTGCCTGAAGAATGGCAGGAAAGATCTTGGCTGTCGGGATTTTTAGGTTCTGCAGGTTTTGTGGTAATTACAAAAGATAAAGCAGGACTCTGGACAGATGGAAGGTATTTTACTCAGGCAGCCCTTGAACTGGAAGGTTCAGGAATCGATCTTTTTAAAGACGGAATGGAAGGAACCCCAAATTATATAGACTGGATTATTTCCGAAATTCCTGCAGGTGGTAAAGTAGCTGTCAATGCCGTTGCCACTTCAAATGCCAATTGGGAACTGCTTTCACAGAAATTGCAGTCGAAAAATATAACCCTGATTGATCTTCCGCTTTTAAAAGAGATCTGGAAAGACCGGGGGACGCCTTCAAAAAATCCAATTTTCGTACATCCTGTAGAAAGAGCCGGAAAATCTGTTACCGACAAGCTGGGAGCTATCCGTCAGAAAATGGAAGACCTGGGAACTACCGTTCATATTGTGTCAAGCCTTGATGATGTGGCCTGGACCCTGAACTTAAGAGGAAGTGATGTACAAAGTAACCCTGTATTTTTAGGATATGTAATCATTACCAAAAATGATGCAGTGCTTTTCACCGACCTTGAAAAACTGGAAGTGGAGGCAAGAAAACAAATGGATGATTCCTTTGTAAAAATGATGCCTTATGAAGAGTTTTACAATTATCTGAAAACATTCAAAAACGAAAACATATTGGTTTCTCCCAACAGCAATCAGATGATTTTTGAAACTCTGAAAGAGAACAACCAGTTTACAAAAGTTCCGGTTCCCGGCAACCTGATGAAAGCCCAGAAAAATGAAGCTGAGCTGGAAGGCTTCAGAACCGTAATGGTAAGAGATGGCGTTGCTATGGTTAAATTCCTTTACTGGCTGACTCACAATGCAGGAAAAGAAAGCATGAACGAATACTCCATCGGGGAGAAGCTGAGAGGCTTCCGTGCAGAAGGAGAAAACTTCGTGGGAGAAAGCTTTGGAAGCATTGTAGGATACAAAGACAACGGTGCTATTATGCATTATTCTGCCAAAAGAGAGGGAAGCAAAGAGGTTACCAATGAGGCTACCATTCTGGTGGATTCAGGAGGACAATACCTTGAAGGAACTACCGATATTACAAGAACTTTTGCTCTGGGAGCAGCTTCTGAGGATTTCAAAAGGAACTCTACATTGGTGCTTCAGGGTCTGATCCGTTTATCCATGGTGAAATTCCCGAAAGGTACAAAAGGAGTTCACCTTGATGCTATTGCAAGACTTCCTTTATGGATGGAAGGGAAAGATTTCAACCACGGGACAGGTCATGGAGTTGGAAGCTTTATGAATGTTCATGAAGGTCCTCAAAACATCAGGAAAGATATGAACCCGCAGGATCTTCTTCCGGGAATGGTATGCTCCAATGAACCGGGATATTATCTGGAAGGGGAATACGGAATCCGTCATGAAAACCTGATCGCTGTAAAAGAAGCGGAAAAAACAATCCACGGAACCTTCTATGAGTTTGAAACCCTTACTTTCTGTCCGTTCTTTAAAGATACGATTGTGAAAGAAATCCTTTCTGAAAAAGAAATTGCGTGGCTGAATGATTACCACAGAACCTGTGAAGAAAAGATAGGGCCATACCTGGAAGGAGATATTAAAACATGGTTCCTTGAACTGGTAAGTCCGCTCTAA
- a CDS encoding saccharopine dehydrogenase, with protein MEHNILVVGGNGLVGKTIIRILKSRNPDVNIFIGGRKGGTGNHLKIDVTDPRTFRTIKEKEIDLVILSVNDKEDHILRFVIENKIDYLDITKPTPDLIKAHAIAKNKEIHSRIVFSSGWMGGIVNGLVKTLAGNMQDIQEVKLFVYYSVKDLAGESSAHFMAENVAKPFIRYENNRQVPIKHFLDSEDFDFSFGIGKREAYNFDVPDLYILNQIEKIPNVSVKMTYNSKFVTWLLGAFQKIRLFNILSLKERKMIFGSSGNGDQSVFEIMIKTKDGNEKLSLQSTKGQAELTALSAVLHTEELLKKTHENKVYFSHQLHQPSSLLEKLKAYETINIKSSR; from the coding sequence ATGGAGCACAATATTCTGGTCGTTGGAGGTAATGGCCTTGTAGGTAAAACAATCATTCGCATTCTGAAATCGAGAAACCCGGATGTCAATATTTTTATTGGAGGGAGAAAAGGAGGTACAGGTAATCATCTTAAAATTGATGTAACGGATCCTCGTACTTTTCGGACGATCAAGGAAAAGGAAATTGATCTGGTTATTCTCTCCGTAAACGATAAGGAAGACCATATTCTTCGTTTCGTTATAGAAAATAAAATAGATTATCTGGACATCACGAAACCGACTCCCGATCTTATAAAAGCCCATGCTATTGCAAAAAATAAAGAAATCCATAGCAGAATTGTATTCAGTTCCGGATGGATGGGAGGCATCGTCAACGGTCTGGTAAAAACGCTGGCAGGCAATATGCAGGACATTCAGGAGGTAAAGCTTTTTGTGTATTATTCCGTAAAAGACCTTGCAGGAGAGAGTTCGGCTCACTTTATGGCTGAAAATGTGGCAAAGCCTTTTATCAGATATGAAAATAACAGGCAGGTTCCCATAAAGCATTTTTTAGATTCAGAGGATTTTGATTTTTCCTTCGGGATTGGAAAAAGGGAAGCTTATAATTTTGATGTGCCGGATTTATATATTCTCAATCAGATTGAAAAAATACCCAATGTAAGCGTTAAGATGACGTATAATTCAAAATTTGTAACTTGGCTTTTGGGTGCATTTCAAAAAATAAGACTTTTTAATATCTTATCACTAAAAGAACGGAAAATGATTTTCGGATCAAGTGGAAACGGTGACCAAAGTGTATTTGAGATTATGATTAAAACTAAAGACGGCAATGAAAAGCTAAGTCTTCAGAGTACAAAAGGCCAGGCAGAACTCACGGCACTTTCTGCGGTACTTCATACGGAAGAACTCTTGAAAAAGACCCATGAAAATAAGGTGTATTTCAGTCATCAGCTGCATCAGCCTTCTTCTCTTCTGGAAAAGCTTAAGGCTTACGAAACCATTAATATAAAATCATCGCGATGA
- a CDS encoding TonB-dependent receptor, with translation MKVTKTAALFLTLAFSGKISAQETEKKLLVKDADDQFPIADVLVKYNHGNSHTHSGTDGTFSVPEASLTDTLTISHTGYDEIQWMASNDDEKNKVIFLRHKPYQISEVAINHSSFLTAITKVDLNKFPVNSAQDLLRKVPGLFIAQHAGGGKAEQLFLRGFDADHGTDVSVNVDGMPVNIVSHAHGQGYSDLHFVIPETVNNIDFGKGAYYMDRGDFDTAGYVDFQTYNGLKNSMIKLEGGSFNSKRILGMFNILHDDMGRKNAYIAAEYNYTDGPFDVKQNFNRVNIFGKYNQWITDNDYFNIQFSTFNSSWNASGQIPERAVDEGIIDRWGSIDPTEGGKTSRTNVQMNFKHIISSSEQIDAMAFYSKYNFNLYSDFTFYLNDKDHGDEIQQTDGRNIYGAEIKYTKSFTLANSSLNWISGVGLRNDDINTLQLNHVYHRDLLLDRKADVTGTETNLHAYSGLMWKTGKWTINPALRVDHFIFNMHNLLNPEQLPSGQSKEATRLSPKLNFSYAQNDNVMWFLKTGMGFHSNDLRVVVPDPDQKTLPYSIGGDFGVRLHPFKSLIITPALWYMYLQQEFVYVGDDAVVEPSGKSRRFGADLGVRFQPVENFYFNADINYSHARFIEEEKGEDYVPLAPVVTSTGSVNWDFLQGFSIGLQYRYLGSRPAVEDNSIRTKAYFVNDLMLSYNRQKWGANLQVNNLFNVQWNEAQFATETQLKGEVEPVTDLTYTPGSPFGVRVGVYYKF, from the coding sequence ATGAAGGTAACTAAAACAGCAGCCCTATTTCTGACACTGGCTTTCAGTGGAAAAATATCCGCCCAGGAAACAGAAAAAAAGCTGTTAGTAAAAGATGCAGATGATCAATTTCCAATCGCCGATGTGTTGGTGAAATACAACCACGGAAACAGCCATACCCATTCAGGTACGGACGGAACTTTTTCCGTTCCTGAAGCCAGCCTTACCGATACCCTCACGATCAGTCATACCGGTTATGATGAGATACAATGGATGGCAAGCAATGATGATGAAAAAAATAAAGTTATCTTTTTACGGCACAAACCTTATCAGATCTCTGAAGTAGCCATCAATCACAGTTCATTTCTGACAGCTATTACCAAAGTGGATCTGAATAAATTTCCCGTTAATTCTGCTCAGGATCTGCTGAGGAAAGTTCCAGGACTGTTTATTGCACAGCATGCAGGAGGCGGAAAGGCAGAACAGCTTTTCCTGAGAGGATTTGATGCAGATCATGGCACAGATGTAAGCGTGAATGTAGACGGGATGCCTGTGAATATTGTTTCCCATGCTCATGGACAGGGATATTCCGATCTGCATTTTGTGATTCCTGAGACCGTTAATAATATTGATTTCGGTAAAGGAGCCTACTACATGGATCGTGGAGATTTTGATACTGCCGGATATGTGGATTTTCAAACCTATAATGGATTAAAAAACAGCATGATCAAACTGGAAGGCGGCTCATTTAATTCAAAAAGAATTCTGGGGATGTTCAATATCCTGCATGATGATATGGGAAGAAAAAACGCGTACATAGCTGCAGAGTACAACTACACGGACGGACCTTTTGACGTAAAGCAGAATTTCAACAGAGTTAATATTTTCGGGAAATACAATCAATGGATTACGGATAATGATTATTTCAATATCCAGTTCTCCACATTTAACTCCTCGTGGAATGCCTCCGGGCAGATTCCTGAACGGGCTGTAGATGAAGGAATCATTGACCGGTGGGGAAGTATTGATCCTACGGAAGGTGGAAAAACTTCCAGAACCAACGTTCAGATGAATTTCAAGCATATCATTTCATCTTCGGAGCAGATTGATGCCATGGCATTTTATTCTAAATATAATTTTAATCTCTACTCAGATTTTACTTTTTATTTGAATGATAAAGACCATGGTGACGAAATTCAGCAGACAGACGGAAGAAATATTTACGGAGCCGAGATAAAATATACCAAAAGCTTTACGTTGGCAAACAGCTCCCTGAACTGGATCTCCGGAGTAGGATTACGAAATGACGACATCAATACACTCCAGCTCAACCACGTTTACCACAGAGATCTTCTGCTGGACAGAAAAGCTGATGTGACCGGAACAGAAACCAATCTTCATGCTTATTCAGGACTGATGTGGAAAACAGGAAAATGGACCATCAATCCAGCCTTGAGAGTGGATCATTTTATTTTTAATATGCATAATCTTCTGAACCCGGAACAGCTTCCGTCAGGACAGTCAAAAGAAGCAACAAGATTAAGCCCGAAACTTAATTTTTCCTATGCCCAGAACGATAATGTCATGTGGTTCCTGAAAACAGGAATGGGCTTTCATTCCAATGACCTGAGAGTGGTTGTCCCGGATCCTGACCAGAAAACACTTCCGTATTCCATCGGCGGAGATTTCGGAGTGAGGCTGCATCCTTTCAAATCATTGATCATTACACCGGCTTTATGGTATATGTACCTTCAGCAGGAGTTTGTGTATGTGGGAGATGATGCGGTAGTGGAGCCATCCGGGAAATCAAGGCGTTTCGGGGCGGATCTGGGAGTCCGTTTCCAGCCGGTGGAAAATTTTTATTTCAATGCGGATATCAATTATTCCCACGCAAGATTCATTGAAGAAGAAAAAGGTGAGGATTACGTTCCGCTGGCTCCTGTTGTCACCAGTACAGGATCTGTCAACTGGGATTTCCTGCAGGGATTCTCTATAGGGCTTCAGTACAGGTATCTTGGATCAAGACCTGCTGTGGAAGACAACAGCATCAGAACCAAAGCCTATTTCGTTAACGATCTTATGTTATCTTACAACCGTCAGAAATGGGGTGCTAATTTACAGGTAAACAATCTTTTCAATGTACAGTGGAATGAAGCCCAGTTTGCCACCGAAACCCAGTTAAAAGGCGAAGTAGAGCCGGTAACAGACCTTACCTATACACCAGGAAGCCCGTTTGGAGTGAGAGTAGGAGTGTATTATAAGTTTTAG